A genomic stretch from Edaphobacter aggregans includes:
- a CDS encoding PHP domain-containing protein gives MGVAMSQSSVSYLWREPDAAKNFKTGVSLHSHTNQSKETLDFISELSKDWGILQPVMRWCEARSHRLSGIQPDYARSYWTPPLTPSLAFDLERRQIEEKLQLPGLVSITDHDDINAPLLLRSLPSARHIPVSVEWTVPFGTTAFHLGIHNLPSATGVAWMERMREFTAIPVETRAPELLRDMLAELDELPSVLVIFNHPIWDLYRVGKDRHEVFVNEFLARHGQHVHALELNGLRNWKENREAATLASKWNQLVISGGDRHGVEPNANVNLTRAESFTEFVHEVRRERQSHVLFMPQYAEPWKHRILQSTLDAIRDYPHFPEGSRRWDQRVYHPDRKGDMQPLSELWNRGRSPRFVRGVLAAVRMMGAAPLSRGLRLAWNESGEMRTTLSRQEA, from the coding sequence ATGGGGGTCGCGATGAGCCAGTCGAGTGTTTCGTATCTGTGGAGAGAGCCGGATGCGGCAAAGAACTTCAAGACCGGCGTTTCGTTACACAGCCACACGAACCAGTCGAAGGAGACATTGGATTTTATCTCCGAGCTGTCGAAGGACTGGGGAATACTGCAGCCGGTAATGCGGTGGTGTGAAGCTCGCAGCCATCGGCTCTCGGGGATTCAGCCGGACTATGCACGCAGTTACTGGACTCCACCGCTGACGCCCAGCCTGGCGTTCGACCTGGAGAGACGGCAGATCGAGGAAAAGCTGCAGTTGCCGGGTCTGGTGTCGATTACGGACCATGACGACATCAACGCACCGCTGCTTCTGAGGTCTCTGCCTTCTGCACGGCACATTCCGGTGTCGGTGGAGTGGACGGTGCCGTTTGGGACGACAGCGTTTCATCTAGGCATCCACAACCTGCCCAGCGCGACAGGCGTGGCTTGGATGGAGCGGATGCGGGAGTTTACTGCGATTCCGGTCGAGACTAGGGCTCCTGAGCTCCTGCGGGATATGCTGGCTGAGCTAGATGAGTTGCCGAGTGTGCTGGTTATCTTCAACCATCCGATATGGGACCTGTATCGCGTCGGCAAGGACCGCCATGAGGTCTTCGTGAACGAGTTTCTGGCGAGGCATGGACAGCACGTTCATGCGCTGGAACTGAACGGGCTACGGAACTGGAAGGAGAACCGCGAGGCTGCCACACTTGCGAGCAAGTGGAATCAGTTGGTGATCAGCGGCGGGGATCGGCACGGAGTGGAGCCGAATGCGAATGTGAACCTTACGCGGGCGGAGAGCTTTACGGAGTTTGTGCACGAGGTCCGACGTGAGCGACAAAGCCATGTGCTGTTTATGCCGCAGTACGCAGAGCCGTGGAAACACAGAATTCTGCAATCAACGCTGGATGCGATTCGGGACTATCCGCACTTTCCGGAGGGGTCGAGACGCTGGGATCAGAGGGTGTATCACCCGGACCGCAAGGGCGACATGCAGCCTTTATCGGAGCTCTGGAACCGCGGAAGGAGTCCCCGATTCGTTCGAGGCGTCCTCGCAGCGGTTCGGATGATGGGAGCAGCACCACTGTCACGTGGGTTGCGGCTGGCATGGAACGAATCGGGAGAGATGCGTACAACGCTGTCAAGGCAAGAGGCCTGA
- a CDS encoding selenium-binding protein SBP56-related protein, with translation MATTNEPVGTITRFFLMAALVLGAWNVALAQNDHRGDQDKDDHRGDRDKGNNDGGEKVLYIWAQDQAQVAPDFLAVIDFDERSSKYGEVINVVPVPPPGNTGNEPHHCHLNSNKTILGCGGLLSLLKGQSGIFFST, from the coding sequence ATGGCAACAACAAACGAACCTGTGGGGACGATCACGAGGTTCTTCCTGATGGCTGCGCTTGTGCTCGGTGCATGGAACGTAGCGCTGGCTCAGAATGACCACCGCGGAGACCAGGATAAAGACGATCACCGCGGAGATCGAGATAAAGGCAACAACGATGGAGGAGAAAAGGTCCTCTATATCTGGGCGCAGGATCAGGCTCAAGTTGCTCCGGATTTCCTGGCGGTAATTGATTTTGACGAACGCTCCTCCAAATATGGAGAGGTGATCAACGTTGTACCGGTTCCGCCTCCCGGTAATACGGGCAATGAGCCGCACCACTGCCACTTGAATTCGAACAAGACGATTCTGGGATGCGGGGGGCTGCTTAGCCTGTTGAAAGGGCAGAGCGGGATCTTTTTTTCGACGTGA
- a CDS encoding TIGR00730 family Rossman fold protein, translating into MDRETPEALPSAPLAYENPDFLNSPDGRILRIMAEYQEPMMRFRRERVQDTVVFFGSARFRALDVASAELELLANTGATQPAPAEEQPARPEEIESGEVSAQRLQLAKAAVEMAAYYEDARKLAWLMSKWAQSLPGRRHRFVVTSGGGPGIMEAANRGAYEAGGKTIGLNIKLPFEQYPNPYITPELNFDFHYFFMRKYWFAYLAKALVVFPGGFGTLDEMFEVLTLAQTHKLAKKITVVIYGSEYWKSVINLDVLAEKGAIAKADLDLFQFADTPEEAFEILKKGLTENHLQSEYERNLRQKWEAEGPAPSAQEILGPDIAKTR; encoded by the coding sequence ATGGACCGAGAAACACCTGAAGCGCTGCCATCAGCTCCACTTGCTTACGAGAATCCCGATTTTCTTAACTCCCCGGATGGTCGAATCCTGCGCATCATGGCGGAGTACCAGGAGCCGATGATGCGGTTCCGGCGCGAGCGGGTGCAGGACACGGTGGTGTTCTTCGGGTCTGCCAGATTTCGAGCACTAGATGTGGCGAGCGCCGAACTTGAGCTGCTGGCGAATACCGGTGCGACGCAGCCTGCTCCAGCAGAAGAGCAACCAGCGCGACCTGAGGAGATTGAGAGCGGAGAGGTGAGCGCGCAGAGGTTGCAGCTGGCAAAGGCGGCAGTGGAGATGGCTGCTTACTATGAGGACGCGCGCAAACTAGCTTGGTTGATGTCCAAATGGGCGCAGTCGCTACCAGGGCGTCGGCACCGATTCGTTGTGACCTCAGGTGGCGGCCCTGGGATCATGGAAGCCGCAAACCGCGGAGCCTACGAAGCAGGCGGCAAGACTATCGGGCTGAACATCAAGTTGCCGTTCGAGCAATACCCGAACCCGTACATTACTCCGGAGTTGAACTTCGACTTCCACTATTTTTTTATGAGGAAGTACTGGTTCGCGTACCTAGCAAAGGCTCTGGTGGTGTTTCCCGGGGGGTTTGGCACTCTGGACGAGATGTTTGAGGTGCTGACGCTGGCTCAGACCCACAAACTGGCGAAAAAGATCACGGTGGTGATCTACGGATCAGAGTATTGGAAGAGTGTGATCAATCTGGATGTGCTGGCGGAAAAAGGTGCGATTGCTAAGGCAGACCTGGATCTGTTTCAGTTTGCCGATACCCCGGAGGAAGCCTTCGAGATCTTGAAGAAGGGGCTGACAGAGAACCATCTGCAGAGCGAGTACGAGCGGAATCTTCGCCAGAAATGGGAGGCCGAAGGGCCAGCCCCGAGCGCGCAGGAGATTCTGGGGCCGGATATCGCAAAGACCCGGTAG
- a CDS encoding alpha-amylase family glycosyl hydrolase — translation MPSRRAFLLTFLLSATAFPQTLARPGWVGSGMSSSPWWKHAVIYHANPSGFNDIQGMIQRLDYIHSLGADALLLTPLLPDPTQPPSIAAVDEVDDLIHQASRNNIRVLLELDPHTTDPTAAARFWLNRGIAGFHITSTNTTTSQIADLRKLISSYVGQRILITDATPTLDSQPKPASTHETPQLLLNPTLATSTQLNTATFRTTIDATQDTLQSSRNMPVLLTDGPAYPRSFTRFADGKHDLEIAKILATILLTTRSAALIYYGQELGLPADSDPATAIHWDAPPAPAKGKTAPPPDPANPNVALQDADPQSLLNWYRQLSALHHSNPTINAGANITLNHDDQNVLTWVRKPQAVTPISPAIVIICNLSAQPAQLSLKADMQRLHLKGSFLRAIVRSDNATGPMHLESMTIPPYGVYIGELRY, via the coding sequence ATGCCCTCCCGCCGCGCCTTCCTCCTGACCTTCCTCCTCTCCGCCACCGCCTTCCCCCAAACCCTCGCCCGTCCCGGCTGGGTCGGCTCCGGCATGAGTTCCAGCCCCTGGTGGAAGCACGCAGTCATCTATCATGCCAACCCTAGCGGCTTCAACGACATACAGGGCATGATCCAACGCCTCGACTACATTCACTCCCTTGGAGCCGATGCCCTCCTCCTGACTCCCCTGTTGCCCGATCCCACCCAACCCCCTTCCATCGCAGCCGTCGACGAGGTCGACGACCTCATCCACCAGGCCAGCCGCAACAACATCCGTGTCCTCCTCGAACTGGACCCCCACACCACCGACCCGACCGCGGCCGCTCGCTTCTGGCTCAACCGAGGTATAGCCGGATTCCACATAACCTCAACGAACACAACAACATCCCAAATCGCCGACCTCCGCAAACTCATCAGCAGCTACGTAGGCCAACGCATCCTCATCACCGACGCAACCCCAACCCTCGACTCCCAGCCAAAGCCCGCATCCACGCACGAAACTCCGCAACTCCTCCTCAACCCAACCCTCGCCACCTCCACCCAACTCAACACCGCCACATTCCGCACCACAATCGACGCCACACAAGACACCCTGCAATCCAGCCGAAACATGCCCGTTCTCCTCACCGACGGCCCCGCCTATCCACGCAGCTTCACCCGCTTCGCCGACGGCAAACACGACCTCGAAATCGCCAAAATCCTAGCCACAATCCTTCTAACCACCCGCTCCGCCGCCCTCATCTACTACGGCCAGGAGCTAGGCCTCCCCGCCGACTCCGACCCCGCAACGGCTATCCACTGGGACGCTCCACCCGCGCCAGCAAAGGGTAAAACCGCACCCCCACCCGACCCAGCCAACCCCAACGTCGCCCTTCAGGATGCCGACCCGCAGTCTCTCCTCAACTGGTATCGCCAGCTCAGCGCGCTCCACCACAGCAATCCCACCATCAACGCCGGGGCCAACATCACCCTCAATCACGACGACCAGAACGTCCTCACCTGGGTCCGCAAACCCCAGGCAGTCACCCCGATTTCACCGGCAATTGTCATCATCTGCAACCTCTCTGCGCAACCCGCACAGCTCTCGCTCAAAGCCGATATGCAGCGCCTTCACCTCAAAGGCAGCTTTCTCCGCGCCATTGTGCGCTCCGACAACGCAACCGGCCCCATGCATCTCGAATCCATGACCATCCCACCCTACGGCGTCTACATCGGCGAACTACGCTACTAG
- a CDS encoding FAD-binding and (Fe-S)-binding domain-containing protein, whose protein sequence is MSTSSTTTTAASPFVLLPSSHARYNERFPAAADLEQALRQKIRGEVRFDDTSRALYATDASNYRHIPIGLVLPLDEADVIATVEICRHFKAPLLSRGGGTSLSGQGCNFAVILDFSKYMNKMGPVDPVTRTVHVQPGIVLDRVREAAEKFALTYAPDPATHSRCTIGGMIGNNSCGIHALMGGKTVDNIHSLDILLYDGTRMTVGPTTEAELTAHIAAGGRIGQIYAELKRLRDTYSALVREKFPNIPRRVSGFNLDELLPENHFNVARALVGSEGTCAVILGATLNLVQSPQFRTLVGVGFEDVFIAADHVPLVLTHKPIGLEGMDRLLLDALRRKQKALADLPLLPEGRGFLLVEFGGATQAEADERAATLALSLQTITPTRIYTKPEAARVWAIRESGLGATAFIPGIPTGWEGWEDAAVDPTQLGSYLRSIVALMQEYGYHSPMYGHFGQGCVHMRISFDLETEKGILDFREFMDRAADIALAHGGSLSGEHGDGQARGALLPKMFGPELMDAFRAFKRLWDPANRLNPNKMIDGHEIHEDLRLGADYNPWQPKTHFAFAEDNGSFPAATLRCVGVGACRKADAGTMCPSFMATGEELHSTRGRAHLLWELMQGEVLPKQWKNEQVRESLDLCLSCKACKSECPVSVDMATYKAEFLAHHYEGAHRPLSHYAFGRIDLWAHIASFAPRLVNAINNAPGIRGLIKSLLHIHPNRTFPRFAKPFTSEPRPAQPTGNADVFLWADTFNNYFHPSTMRAAYQVLTGAGFRISLPQHHLCCGRPLYDFGLLNNAREYLLKVLTALAPQLDAGTPIVVLEPSCASVFRDELTNLLPNDPRAAKLRSQTFLLSEFLVRYAPDYEPPQISEKIVVHGHCHHKATMTMADELKLLRATGAEVKLLDSGCCGMAGPFGFEKDKFDLSQKLGERVLLPAVRANTEAIIVSDGFSCCEQITQNTTSRPKHLAEVLAQPSQQ, encoded by the coding sequence ATGTCCACATCGTCCACCACGACCACCGCCGCATCGCCCTTCGTTCTTCTGCCCAGCTCCCACGCGCGCTATAACGAGAGATTCCCCGCCGCAGCCGACCTCGAGCAAGCCCTCCGTCAAAAGATCCGCGGCGAAGTCCGCTTCGACGACACCTCCCGTGCCCTCTACGCCACCGACGCCTCCAACTACCGCCACATCCCCATCGGCCTCGTCCTCCCACTCGACGAAGCTGACGTCATCGCCACCGTCGAAATCTGCCGCCACTTCAAAGCCCCCCTCCTGTCACGCGGAGGAGGCACCTCGCTCTCGGGCCAGGGCTGCAACTTCGCCGTCATCCTCGACTTCTCGAAGTACATGAACAAGATGGGCCCCGTCGACCCCGTCACCCGCACCGTGCATGTCCAACCCGGCATTGTCCTCGACCGCGTCCGCGAGGCCGCCGAAAAATTTGCCCTCACCTACGCCCCCGACCCCGCCACGCACAGCCGCTGCACCATCGGCGGCATGATCGGCAACAACTCCTGCGGCATCCACGCTCTCATGGGCGGCAAGACCGTCGACAACATCCACTCCCTCGACATCCTCCTCTACGACGGCACCCGCATGACCGTCGGCCCCACCACCGAAGCCGAACTCACCGCCCACATCGCCGCCGGAGGCCGCATCGGCCAGATCTACGCTGAACTCAAGCGCCTCCGCGACACCTACTCCGCACTCGTCCGTGAAAAATTCCCCAACATCCCCCGCCGCGTCTCCGGCTTCAACCTCGACGAGCTCCTCCCCGAAAACCACTTCAACGTAGCCCGAGCCCTAGTCGGCAGCGAAGGCACCTGCGCCGTCATCCTCGGAGCCACCCTCAACCTGGTCCAAAGCCCCCAGTTCCGCACCCTCGTCGGTGTCGGCTTCGAAGACGTCTTCATCGCCGCCGACCACGTCCCGCTCGTCCTCACCCACAAGCCCATCGGCCTCGAAGGCATGGACAGACTCCTCCTCGATGCCCTCCGCCGCAAACAAAAAGCTCTCGCCGACCTCCCACTTCTCCCCGAAGGCCGAGGCTTCCTCCTCGTCGAATTCGGTGGCGCAACCCAGGCCGAAGCCGACGAACGAGCCGCCACCCTGGCCCTATCGTTGCAGACCATCACTCCCACCCGCATCTACACCAAGCCTGAAGCTGCCCGTGTCTGGGCCATCCGAGAATCCGGCCTCGGTGCCACCGCCTTCATCCCAGGCATCCCTACCGGCTGGGAAGGCTGGGAAGATGCCGCCGTCGACCCAACCCAGCTCGGCTCCTACCTCCGCAGCATCGTCGCCCTCATGCAGGAGTACGGCTACCACAGCCCCATGTACGGACACTTCGGCCAGGGCTGCGTCCACATGCGCATCTCCTTCGACCTCGAGACCGAAAAAGGCATCCTCGATTTCCGTGAATTCATGGACCGCGCCGCCGACATTGCCCTCGCCCACGGCGGCTCCCTCTCCGGCGAACACGGCGACGGCCAGGCCCGCGGCGCTCTCCTCCCCAAGATGTTTGGCCCCGAGCTCATGGACGCCTTCCGCGCCTTCAAGCGCCTCTGGGACCCCGCCAACCGCCTCAACCCCAACAAAATGATCGACGGCCACGAGATCCATGAAGACCTCCGCCTCGGCGCCGACTACAACCCCTGGCAACCCAAAACCCACTTCGCCTTCGCCGAAGACAACGGCTCCTTCCCTGCCGCCACCCTCCGCTGCGTAGGCGTCGGAGCCTGCCGCAAAGCCGACGCCGGAACGATGTGCCCCAGCTTCATGGCCACGGGCGAAGAGCTCCACTCCACCCGCGGTCGCGCCCATCTCCTCTGGGAGCTCATGCAGGGCGAAGTCCTCCCCAAACAGTGGAAGAACGAGCAGGTCCGCGAATCCCTCGACCTCTGCCTCTCCTGCAAAGCCTGCAAATCCGAGTGCCCCGTCTCCGTCGACATGGCCACCTACAAGGCCGAGTTCCTCGCCCATCACTACGAAGGCGCTCACCGCCCACTCTCCCACTACGCCTTCGGACGCATCGACCTCTGGGCCCACATCGCCTCCTTCGCGCCCCGTCTCGTCAACGCCATCAACAACGCACCCGGCATCAGAGGCCTCATCAAGTCCCTCCTCCACATCCACCCCAACCGCACCTTCCCGCGCTTCGCTAAACCCTTCACCAGCGAGCCCCGCCCAGCCCAGCCAACCGGCAACGCCGACGTCTTCCTCTGGGCCGACACCTTCAACAACTACTTCCACCCTTCCACCATGCGAGCCGCCTACCAGGTCCTCACCGGCGCCGGCTTCCGCATCTCCCTGCCCCAGCATCATCTCTGCTGCGGCCGCCCCCTCTACGATTTCGGCCTGCTCAACAACGCCCGCGAGTATCTCCTCAAGGTCCTCACCGCCCTCGCCCCCCAACTCGACGCCGGCACCCCCATCGTCGTCCTCGAGCCAAGCTGCGCCTCCGTCTTCCGCGACGAGCTCACCAACCTCCTCCCCAACGACCCTCGCGCCGCCAAGCTCCGCAGCCAGACCTTCCTCCTCAGCGAGTTCCTCGTCCGCTACGCCCCCGACTACGAGCCCCCGCAGATCAGCGAGAAGATCGTCGTCCACGGCCACTGCCACCACAAGGCAACCATGACGATGGCAGACGAGCTAAAACTCCTCCGCGCCACTGGAGCCGAAGTAAAACTCCTCGACTCCGGCTGCTGCGGCATGGCCGGCCCCTTCGGCTTCGAAAAAGACAAATTCGACCTCTCACAAAAACTAGGCGAACGAGTCCTCCTGCCCGCCGTCCGCGCCAATACCGAAGCCATCATCGTCAGCGACGGCTTCAGCTGCTGCGAACAAATCACCCAAAACACCACCAGCCGCCCGAAACACCTCGCCGAAGTCCTGGCCCAACCCTCGCAGCAATAA
- a CDS encoding ABC-F family ATP-binding cassette domain-containing protein: MLQLSAAGKRFGQKLLFEDANWLITPDERTGLVGGNGTGKSTLLKILAGVESLDYGQLTRVKGMTLGYLPQDGLALRGKTVFAECLSVFDHLHALEAESIELTHTLSEADPKSKEYMTAAERYSDIADQLHVHDIYTLDAQVGAVLGGLGFSKEDWERKTEEFSGGWQMRIALAKLLLQKPSLLLLDEPTNHLDLESRNWLENYLHDYPNAFILISHDRYFLDVTVNKTIEIWNKRMHTYHGNYEKYVAQKEERRTQLMSAYKNQRDRIDALEAFINRFRYQATKAKQVQSRIKELEKIERIEVPEEEATIHFSIPQPPASGRTVIEVQNLRKVYPTPDGGEKLILDDLNFTIERGDRIALVGANGAGKSTLIRLLSGQEDATSGTIRLGHNALVDFFAQDQYKVLDPNAGMLDDISGAAPKVPVVELRSLLGCFMFSGDDVFKKLGVLSGGERNRYAMAKMLVSPSNMLLLDEPTNHLDLRAKDVLLDAIKNFTGTVLFVSHDRYFIDGLATRVFEVEDRRMHIYPGNYEDYLWRKQGGPEKVATSLSSGTTAAVAAPPVAAVEAPVAVAEAPAVATVKRLNPIKLKQLEDRLRFAEEEIPRLESSIAAAEERLGVFTSAEESQRTAAELDRLRGERAALLSEWEELALTLEEQKLA, translated from the coding sequence ATGCTCCAACTCTCAGCTGCCGGCAAACGCTTCGGCCAAAAACTCCTATTTGAAGACGCTAACTGGCTGATTACGCCGGACGAGCGCACTGGCCTTGTCGGCGGTAACGGTACCGGCAAGTCAACCCTGCTTAAGATACTGGCCGGGGTCGAGTCCCTGGATTACGGACAGCTTACTCGTGTCAAGGGGATGACCCTTGGCTATCTGCCTCAGGACGGGCTTGCGCTTCGGGGGAAGACCGTGTTTGCCGAGTGCCTCTCGGTCTTCGACCATCTGCATGCGCTTGAGGCGGAGTCCATCGAGCTTACGCATACGCTGTCGGAAGCGGATCCCAAGTCGAAGGAGTACATGACTGCGGCCGAGCGCTACTCCGATATTGCCGATCAGCTTCATGTCCACGACATCTACACTCTCGACGCTCAGGTCGGAGCGGTTCTTGGTGGTCTTGGCTTCTCCAAGGAGGATTGGGAGCGCAAGACGGAGGAGTTCTCCGGCGGCTGGCAGATGCGAATTGCGCTGGCCAAGCTGCTGCTGCAGAAGCCCTCACTGCTGCTGCTGGATGAGCCGACCAATCACCTTGACCTCGAGTCGCGTAACTGGCTGGAGAACTATCTCCATGACTACCCGAACGCGTTCATCCTGATCTCGCACGACCGCTACTTCCTCGACGTCACCGTCAACAAGACGATCGAGATATGGAACAAGCGCATGCACACGTATCACGGCAACTATGAGAAGTATGTTGCCCAGAAGGAAGAACGTCGCACGCAGTTGATGTCTGCGTACAAGAACCAGCGTGATCGGATTGACGCGCTTGAAGCGTTTATCAATCGGTTTCGGTATCAGGCGACGAAGGCGAAGCAGGTGCAGTCGCGGATCAAAGAACTTGAAAAAATCGAGCGCATTGAAGTGCCGGAAGAAGAGGCGACGATTCATTTCTCGATTCCGCAGCCGCCGGCATCGGGTCGCACTGTGATTGAGGTGCAGAATCTTCGGAAGGTTTATCCGACGCCGGATGGGGGTGAGAAGCTCATTCTGGATGACCTGAACTTCACCATCGAGCGGGGCGACCGGATCGCGCTGGTTGGAGCGAATGGTGCTGGTAAGTCGACGCTGATCCGGCTGCTCAGCGGGCAGGAGGATGCGACGTCCGGCACGATCAGGCTGGGCCACAATGCGTTGGTCGACTTCTTCGCTCAGGATCAGTACAAGGTGCTCGACCCGAACGCTGGGATGCTGGACGACATCAGTGGTGCGGCGCCTAAGGTTCCTGTCGTCGAGTTGCGGAGCCTGCTTGGCTGCTTCATGTTCTCCGGCGACGACGTCTTCAAGAAGCTGGGTGTGCTCTCGGGTGGAGAGCGCAACCGTTATGCGATGGCGAAGATGCTGGTTTCGCCGAGCAACATGCTGCTGCTGGACGAGCCGACGAACCACCTTGATCTTCGCGCCAAGGATGTTCTGCTGGACGCGATCAAGAACTTTACAGGCACGGTGCTTTTCGTTTCGCATGACCGGTACTTTATTGACGGACTGGCTACCCGGGTCTTCGAGGTGGAAGACCGGCGGATGCATATCTATCCCGGCAACTATGAGGACTACCTGTGGCGGAAGCAAGGTGGGCCGGAGAAGGTGGCTACTTCGCTCTCCAGCGGGACTACGGCTGCGGTTGCGGCTCCTCCGGTTGCGGCTGTTGAGGCTCCGGTTGCTGTGGCGGAGGCTCCTGCTGTTGCTACGGTGAAGCGGCTGAATCCGATCAAGCTCAAGCAGCTGGAGGACCGGCTTCGGTTCGCGGAAGAGGAGATCCCGCGGTTGGAGTCGTCCATTGCTGCTGCCGAGGAGCGGCTGGGCGTGTTTACCTCGGCGGAGGAGTCTCAGCGGACGGCGGCTGAGCTGGATCGGCTTCGGGGCGAACGGGCGGCGCTGCTGAGCGAGTGGGAGGAGCTGGCTTTGACTCTTGAGGAGCAGAAGCTCGCTTAG
- a CDS encoding STAS domain-containing protein, with protein MPDQAAPRYLTLEIERTDGVAVVRCHGQLVSGLTGVLYSNVRPLISDTKRVVLDMSDITAIDSTGLGTLVGLYTSSKTAGCELQLLNIGKRVRELLGLTHLLDVFTVIGEHGIRL; from the coding sequence ATGCCCGATCAAGCAGCCCCGCGCTACCTTACTCTCGAGATTGAGCGTACAGACGGCGTGGCTGTTGTGAGGTGCCACGGGCAACTGGTCTCTGGACTGACCGGTGTCCTCTACTCGAATGTTCGCCCATTGATCTCGGACACCAAACGAGTGGTGCTGGACATGTCGGATATCACCGCCATAGACAGCACGGGCCTCGGGACACTCGTCGGACTCTACACTTCATCCAAGACGGCGGGCTGTGAGTTACAGCTCCTCAATATTGGCAAGCGCGTCCGGGAGCTTCTCGGCCTTACTCATCTGCTGGACGTTTTTACTGTCATCGGCGAACACGGCATCAGGCTGTGA
- a CDS encoding glycosyltransferase, translating into MRVPRVAYFPDSFHEVNGVAHTSRNFIAFAQRHRLPFLCVRAGERATAFEQIGELRTLELGRSKASVRMEKDLEFDALFWRHAGAIRRELKRFKPDVIHITGPSELGIFGVYFAWELNIPLVASWHTNVHEYAARRMAWLTRRLGERRGETVDQGVESGALWATSQFYKLARVLFAPNGELCRMLERSTDRPCYLMQRGVDTELFSPVRRTRGDGDEVVVLGYVGRLSVEKNVALLARVERELTAMGVSGVRFLIVGHGSEESALRAELSQAEFAGVLRGTALAEAYANMDLLVFPSHTDTFGNVVLEALASGVPAVVTPDGGPKFIVRDGETGFVVPDDGFSRAVAILVQDRARLEQMRVNARAYAMECSWDTVFERVYAGYETALQAEG; encoded by the coding sequence ATGCGTGTGCCGCGGGTTGCCTACTTTCCGGATTCCTTCCACGAAGTCAACGGAGTGGCCCATACCAGCCGTAACTTCATCGCATTTGCCCAGCGGCATCGGTTGCCGTTTCTGTGCGTACGTGCGGGGGAGAGGGCGACAGCATTCGAACAAATCGGCGAGTTGAGGACTCTGGAACTGGGGCGCAGTAAAGCTTCGGTGCGGATGGAGAAGGACTTGGAATTCGACGCGCTGTTCTGGCGGCATGCTGGAGCGATTCGTCGGGAACTGAAGCGGTTTAAGCCAGATGTGATTCATATTACGGGGCCGAGCGAACTGGGGATATTTGGCGTGTATTTCGCCTGGGAGCTGAATATTCCGCTGGTGGCGTCGTGGCACACGAATGTTCATGAGTATGCAGCGCGGCGAATGGCGTGGCTGACACGCCGGCTGGGCGAGCGGAGAGGCGAAACCGTGGACCAGGGTGTGGAGTCGGGGGCGTTGTGGGCGACTTCGCAGTTTTACAAGCTGGCGCGGGTGCTGTTTGCTCCAAATGGTGAACTGTGCCGGATGCTGGAACGGTCAACGGACAGGCCGTGTTACCTGATGCAGCGGGGCGTGGATACGGAGCTATTTTCTCCGGTGCGGCGGACGCGCGGAGACGGTGATGAAGTGGTTGTGTTGGGTTATGTCGGGCGGCTTTCTGTTGAGAAGAACGTGGCTTTGCTAGCGCGGGTTGAACGGGAGTTGACGGCGATGGGTGTGAGCGGAGTGCGGTTCCTGATTGTGGGGCATGGGAGCGAGGAGTCGGCGTTACGGGCCGAGTTGTCGCAGGCGGAGTTTGCTGGGGTGCTGCGGGGGACGGCTCTGGCAGAGGCGTACGCAAACATGGATTTACTGGTGTTTCCTTCACATACGGATACGTTTGGGAATGTCGTGCTGGAGGCGCTGGCGAGTGGGGTTCCAGCGGTGGTGACTCCTGATGGTGGGCCGAAATTTATTGTGCGAGATGGTGAGACTGGGTTTGTGGTCCCGGATGATGGATTTTCCCGGGCGGTGGCGATTCTGGTGCAGGATCGGGCGCGACTGGAACAGATGAGGGTGAACGCGCGGGCCTATGCGATGGAATGCAGCTGGGACACGGTATTTGAGCGGGTTTACGCGGGATACGAGACGGCTTTGCAGGCCGAGGGCTAG